GGACTCCATATCGGACACCGGGAACTTCATCCGGGAAGGCGCCGTCGGGCTGATGGAGCACACCGGGAAGCTCCCCTACGGCTCCGCCATCGGCGGCGCCACCGGGCGATGCTCTGACGGCTACCTCATGATCGACTTCCTCGCCCAGGATCTTGGACTGCCGTTGCTGAGCCCGTACCTCGACAGGGGCGCCGACTTCACGCACGGCGTCAACTTCGCCGTCACGGGCGCCACCGCCCTCGACACGGCGGACCTCGCCAGGATAGGGCTCCACATGACCCACACCAACAGCTCCCTCTCTGTCCAGCTCCAACGCTTCAAGGACTTCATGGCCAGCACCACCAAAACCCCTTCGGAGATGCGCGACAAGCTGGCGAGCTCACTGGTCTTGGTCGGAGAGATCGGCGGGAACGACTACAACTACGCCTTCGCCATGAACAGCCCTCAGCCCAACGGCGGCCTCTACAACATCGGGCACATGATAACCGGCGCGGTGGAGTCGCTGGTCCTCGTCCCGCAGGTCGTCAAGTCCATCACGGCCGCAGCCAAGGAGCTGCTCGACATGGGCGCCACGCGGATGGTGATCCCGGGCAACTTCCCGCTTGGCTGCGTGCCCAGCTACCTCGAGGCCGTGAACGAGACGGACCCGGCGGCGTACGACGGCAACGGCTGCCTCATGGGGCTCAACCTCTTCACGCAGATGCACAACGTGCTGCTGCTGCAGGGCATCCGGGAGCTGCGCAAGATCTACCCGTCCGCGACCATCGCCTACGCCGACTACTTCTCAGCCTACGTGCAGATGCTCAGGGGCGCGTCCAAGATGGGATTCGACGCGGCGGCCGCGACCAAGGCGTGCTGCGGCGTTGGCGGCGGCGCGTACAACTTCGACATGGACAGGATCTGCGGCGCGCCGGGGACGGCGGTGTGCGCGAGGCCGGAAGAGTACCTTAGCTGGGACGGCGTCCACCTGACGCAGCATGCATACAAGGTCATGAGCGAGCTGCTCTACCGCCGAGGCCTCGCGTCTCCTGCGCCGGTGAATTTCCCGCGCGTGTAGATGGATAGCATGTGGTTGGTTGTCGAGTTTCGACACTACTTTCCAAGTGTTCGCCCCGCCAtttgtattttcttttccttttcgggTCTTGTGGAGTGTGGACGGTAGTTTGGTGTTGATGTATGAACTTTTGTGGCGGCACATGAATAAAAGAAATAACATCTGACTGTGCATATGAGAACCCGAATTCGTAAGTATCCGAGGCCATTGTGTATCTGAGGCCATTCAGGTGAATAGGTGGTAGTTTCATTCTTTATCTGAGGACAAACACTATAAGAAAAACTACGTTGCCTTGTAGGCAAAATTAACAAAAATGACCCCCGAGGGGaagaactcacggagtgacccctcgggaaaaatatgtcacccggctgacccttttgtgtggcgcccaacacctaggcgccacactacactgtgtgacgcctagccgttcggcgTCACACACACCCcccccccgaccacctggcagagagggcccacccccaggccgtgtgacgcctaagcctcaggggtcacacattgtaatgtgtggcgccgaacgcttaggcgccacacattgacttaaacaggcacgggccagcccccctccccaccccctccccaccccctcctcattcccctcccccagccccctctcccagccacgggcccctcttcaaatccttctccaaatcaccaaatctgaaggtttggaccggacatttgttgtccaatcactcccctaaggtaatccccacctctcccctcattctcatccaaagaaAAATATCTTGTggtcttttttttttgcaaatttgaggaaaccctagtttttcatgaaatgtgggatgtatataatattgttgtatttgtttgtatgttatgataaggggtatgatggtgttatgattagggttgtttggatgtttgcattatg
This genomic stretch from Hordeum vulgare subsp. vulgare chromosome 6H, MorexV3_pseudomolecules_assembly, whole genome shotgun sequence harbors:
- the LOC123406089 gene encoding acetylajmalan esterase-like — its product is MASAVLLRYLVVLLLVVGCLGRPVPPSPAPNMVDGITAIYNFGDSISDTGNFIREGAVGLMEHTGKLPYGSAIGGATGRCSDGYLMIDFLAQDLGLPLLSPYLDRGADFTHGVNFAVTGATALDTADLARIGLHMTHTNSSLSVQLQRFKDFMASTTKTPSEMRDKLASSLVLVGEIGGNDYNYAFAMNSPQPNGGLYNIGHMITGAVESLVLVPQVVKSITAAAKELLDMGATRMVIPGNFPLGCVPSYLEAVNETDPAAYDGNGCLMGLNLFTQMHNVLLLQGIRELRKIYPSATIAYADYFSAYVQMLRGASKMGFDAAAATKACCGVGGGAYNFDMDRICGAPGTAVCARPEEYLSWDGVHLTQHAYKVMSELLYRRGLASPAPVNFPRV